The nucleotide window TTAAACTGCCTGGGCAGACGCCGGATATCCCCCGGTTCTCTTAGGAATCTTCCGGCCCGAAAGGATTTCATGATTTCTACAGGAGTAATCGCATGGGCCTTATAATGGGGGAGCGTCTCCTCCCTCGCTTTCAGGTCCCTTATGGGATGTCTTGCGATTTCAAGAACAGCCGACTCGACCTGGGAAATCCGTGATCTCAGAAACTCCAGTCTTGCCAACGGGGGGTTTTCCTCTCCAGTGCCCCGTGCTATTCCCGTTCGGAAACCTGACAGTGAAAAAAGAGCATGGGTGTCCTCCAACACCTGTGAAACCATTCTGTCGAAATCATCCCGGGTCATTTTTCTCATATCAGGATCAGAAATCAGTTCAAACTGGGCAGACTGCCCATCGCCCAACTCCAATCTTATCGGCACGAATCCTGCGTAAAAGCCAGGCTGCCATCTCCAGCAGGCGGTTGTGCGATTGCGTGGGCGGAGCGCTTCGATCCTTTCGTCATCGATATACAGTTCGGCGGAAAGAGGATCGGGGGTATCCAGCAGTTCAAATATGTACTCCCGAGCCTCCTGAACAGCACCAGGAGCCACAGGTTCAGTTGCAGGCCAGATACGGGTTCTTTGGTGACAGCTTCCTGATTCATATATGTAAAGTTCCGCCATGGTTCTGTCCTACCTGGAGTTCTGGAAGGAGCCGAGCTGGTTCAATTCATCCAGCAGTCTAAGGATTACCCCCTGCGACCGTCGGAATCTTTCAAAGAGAGTACGTAGGCTGTTGAGCATCTCTCTCTGCTGTTCCGTTCCACGCAGTTTGGTAAGTACCTTCTGGGAAATCTGCTGGTCTATGACATCATCAGAATCCAGCCCGCAGGTTTCTACAGCAAAACGATGATACCGGATGAACTCCTCGGCCACACGGTATCCAAACCCCAACCCATGAACGACGATAGTTCCGTTTACTTCACTAAGAATTGCCGAACACGCCTGAACCGACTCGCGAAGATCAATGTGCCTTTGTTGAAGGACCTCAAGGAACCCTTCAAGGTCAACTGCGGACATATCAAGCACTACAGCCCTGTCGAGAACCTTGTCGCTGATGCGTTGTGTTGTCTCATCAACGTTAATCGTGCCGGTGATGAAGAGATTGTTGGGAATGGGGATAGAAGCGGGTATTCTCGCGCCGTTGCTCCCCTCGATCGGAACAACATTTGAGTGCAGCGACAGTTCCTCACCGCTTTCAAGCGCACTCAGTACATCGGCAAAATAGTACTCCACCTTGGCCAAGTTCATTTCATCGAGGCATACGAAAACAGGACATTCAGGATGGTTTGAGGCTGTCAAAACTGCCTGAAGGAACGGTTGTACAATGTACCGGTTTGAAATCACATCATAATACCCGGTAAGACCCGTAGGATCTGTCCAGTCAGGCCGGACGGGGCAAACGAAGAAAAGAGGATCCCGTCTGCACGGATCGGTGATTCCATGAACCGCCTGCGAGTATTTTCGGGCAATGCTTGTTTTTCCCGTTCCGGACAGACCGGCAAGGATAACAAAGTGCTTTCGTTCCAGATGATTGAGCGCGATGTGATAACGTTCAACCAGATTGTCAGTATAGTAACCCCCAAGGGTACTTACAGCTTCGACGATATCTCTAACCGGAATTGTCGAAGGCATCCTGTGCATTTCCGGGGCTATCGTATCCTCATCCGGCCAGGGAAACACTTCGTGAATCCGATCCTGCCCGACAATTCCAGTAAGGTACCCCACGAACTCTCTGGCAGTACTGCTTCGTTGAGCAGTCGCTGCCGGGGGATACATCGCGTAGACGATTTTATCCACAGTGGCGAATGGACCGGCCGCATCTGAATCAAAGCCATCTTCCTGTTTAAGAGTGTTCCAGAAGCCTTTGTTTTTAAGAAAAATTCTTCCAATTGCATCGAGGTAAACCTTAACGTTGTTGTTTCGCTGTGCGTAGTTCTCTGGTTCTGTCTGAAAAAGTTCGGTCATACGGTTGAGCTTATCACGTAGTGATCCAATTTGGTTATGAACAAAAACTGCAAAAAACACTTCATCTTCGGGAGGGAAAGTAATCTCCGAAAGGAACAGGATACCCTGACGTTGGTTTCGGATGAAGTTTTCAAGGTTCGAATTGCCGACGAACATCCCACCGGCTATAATTTTGGAACTGTTGGAGACACCAAACAGTTCAGATGCCGACCAAGTATTATTGTTAAAAAGGGGATCCTCTTTGACAAGGTTCTCAAACTGCTGCAGTCGTTCTGAAAAGCTCATAAAAGTCGGTGGTACCTCCATTCTGCTCCTCATCTGCGGTTAGTCCCATGGACAGCAGCATGTGCCGGGCAAGCACCAGTGACATCAGAGGGGGCACAGCGTTTCCAATCTGACGGAAAGCATGGTTCATGGAGCCCTCAAAAACAAACCCATCTGGAAAAGACTGAAGCCGTGCAGCTTCCCTTACAGAAATCATTCTCGCCTGATCGCTGTCATAATGGATATGAGAATATCCGTCCTTGCCCAAATGGGCCATCAGTGTCCTAGATGGCTTGTCCGCCTCCATTTTACGCCATTTGTTTGGAAATTTTCCGGGATCATACGGTGGCACAATCGATTTTTTTATTTTCTCATATTCCGGACCTTCAGGCTCGACTGTTATTCCATCTGCGGAAAGCTCTGCAATCTTTTCCTGTAGAATGTCAAGAGCATGTCTGTAAGCCTCTGGATACTGGTCTCCTGGGTTCATTCTCCGGAATATCGGATAATCCCGTGGAACAATCCGGATGACATGATCGTAAATGACTCCTTTGTTTTCGAACCGCGGCCAGCTTCTCATCATATCTGCATAACCGGAAGACGTTTCTGGCCTTGGACAAGAAAGAGCTTCCGTGAAACGTTTGACTCCCCTTTTGATCTCGCCCGTAAGATGGCGCGTGATTCTCGGCAAATCGCCTATTGCTTCTCTTGCCGTGACAGCTGGAGGCAGATCTTCAGAGCTTCTAGGCGTCTCCAAAAAAAACATTTGGTCAGTGGGAGGGTTTTCAGGGAAAAATGCCTCTTCCACAGAATCATATTGATTATTCTTTTTACTGGCTAGCGACCGGAGTGCCACCCTGCGGGTTCCCTCATATCCCTTAGGCAATGTTATCCAATGGGTAGGTTCCGGAAAGCTGACCCCACATTCCAGTTCTCTCGCGTAACCTATCAGAAACATCCGTTCCCGCATCTGAGGAACTCCATAAAATGATGCATTCAACAGGGTATATCTGCATGTATACCCCATTTCGCCCAGGACTTCGCATGTTTCCTCCGGAATGTTGTGTCCACCAAAATTCAATGAGTCGGGAACGTTCTCCATGAGAATGGCCAGCGGCTGAAGTTTTCTTACATAATGAAGAAACCGAAGATAGAGGTTGCTTCTCTCGTCCTGAAGATATGCCTCAGGATGTTCCCTGACCTCCCTGAGTTTTGCTCGCCCAACACGGGCGAAAGCTTGGCACGGAGGTCCACCAATGATGACATCAACAGCCGTTAAAGGATTTTCAAATCCGAATTCTTTTAGTAATTCCCCGGGTCCAATAGTGGTAATATCACGGGGGGTTGCGTGCACTTCCCGGACTGATTTTGGTGCGTTACGAAAGAAATTCCCAGCATGTGACTTGGCCGCTAATGGATCAAGTTCCACAGAGCCTACGATTTCATATCCTGCGGTGTGAAAACCCAAAGAGAGACCTCCACATCCGGAAAAAAGATCGAGAACCCGAGGCTGGCAACCTGTTCGCAGTCTGTTGACTTTCGAAATGCGAATCATTCTGTTGATGTCTGCTGTCCGTTCCATTTCATACGTCCTTCTTTGTAGGTTTCAACTTCAATAAGTATAAGCGATATTATCCTTACGCCCTTGGACGTAAAAGGCTCATTTAACCGACTATCTTTTCAGTTCAGAACTTAATTTGGCCTTTTCTGCTTTTCTACACGAAGACCCGGGTTCCCTCTCAACCAAAGCAATTAATTGATTATGAGAGCAGAAACTCAGTCGGTATTGGCTCTCGACTAGCGTCAAACAGGTGGCATGAAGGCTTGCCGACAATTAGCAGTTTCTTTTCTATGACGACCTACAACACAATCCTGATGCAGGCCTTACCTCTCTTCAATTGCTCAAGAATTAACTTCTTCATGGTTAATGGATTCACCGTTTTGCCTTCAAATAACGCGATTTATCCATCTTATCTCAATTATTCGGGTAAATGCGTTGATTTTGGATTTCTTGCTTCTTGTTCTATTAAGATAAAAAGCAAGCAATCCAAGCAGCATAAGGAGCATCGATACTAAGAACAATGTTCTTTTGAAGCACTTAAGGACAGAAAGA belongs to Heliomicrobium undosum and includes:
- a CDS encoding McrB family protein: MEVPPTFMSFSERLQQFENLVKEDPLFNNNTWSASELFGVSNSSKIIAGGMFVGNSNLENFIRNQRQGILFLSEITFPPEDEVFFAVFVHNQIGSLRDKLNRMTELFQTEPENYAQRNNNVKVYLDAIGRIFLKNKGFWNTLKQEDGFDSDAAGPFATVDKIVYAMYPPAATAQRSSTAREFVGYLTGIVGQDRIHEVFPWPDEDTIAPEMHRMPSTIPVRDIVEAVSTLGGYYTDNLVERYHIALNHLERKHFVILAGLSGTGKTSIARKYSQAVHGITDPCRRDPLFFVCPVRPDWTDPTGLTGYYDVISNRYIVQPFLQAVLTASNHPECPVFVCLDEMNLAKVEYYFADVLSALESGEELSLHSNVVPIEGSNGARIPASIPIPNNLFITGTINVDETTQRISDKVLDRAVVLDMSAVDLEGFLEVLQQRHIDLRESVQACSAILSEVNGTIVVHGLGFGYRVAEEFIRYHRFAVETCGLDSDDVIDQQISQKVLTKLRGTEQQREMLNSLRTLFERFRRSQGVILRLLDELNQLGSFQNSR
- a CDS encoding DNA cytosine methyltransferase; this encodes MGFHTAGYEIVGSVELDPLAAKSHAGNFFRNAPKSVREVHATPRDITTIGPGELLKEFGFENPLTAVDVIIGGPPCQAFARVGRAKLREVREHPEAYLQDERSNLYLRFLHYVRKLQPLAILMENVPDSLNFGGHNIPEETCEVLGEMGYTCRYTLLNASFYGVPQMRERMFLIGYARELECGVSFPEPTHWITLPKGYEGTRRVALRSLASKKNNQYDSVEEAFFPENPPTDQMFFLETPRSSEDLPPAVTAREAIGDLPRITRHLTGEIKRGVKRFTEALSCPRPETSSGYADMMRSWPRFENKGVIYDHVIRIVPRDYPIFRRMNPGDQYPEAYRHALDILQEKIAELSADGITVEPEGPEYEKIKKSIVPPYDPGKFPNKWRKMEADKPSRTLMAHLGKDGYSHIHYDSDQARMISVREAARLQSFPDGFVFEGSMNHAFRQIGNAVPPLMSLVLARHMLLSMGLTADEEQNGGTTDFYELFRTTAAV